From Thermodesulfobacteriota bacterium, a single genomic window includes:
- the murG gene encoding undecaprenyldiphospho-muramoylpentapeptide beta-N-acetylglucosaminyltransferase produces MFRGTKNRRKEQSDNAIRIIIAGGGTGGHLFPAIAIAQEFMATDSKNKVMFVSTGNPFESSVVKKAGFTLKPVTAEGIKGRGRWSQLRSIWKIPLGIFESMRIIKNFKPDVVIGVGSYASGPVAIGAWCMRKKLVLHEQNILPGITNRILSRFAHRIYVSFKNTSANFNPEKVVYTGNPLRTEFLHKFKERNNNAPSEQKHPFTVLILGGSQGAHSINEAVINALGYLKGNPDFYFIHQTGKQDKETVKKAYKDQSVSSMVKSFFHDMPKQYQRADLIICRAGATTVAELASVGKGVIFIPYPFAADNHQVLNARTFTESGAAEMILQKDLSGQILVERIKYYASNKKALEVMSIRAKSLAKPDAAKAIVKDCYRLLSSSG; encoded by the coding sequence ATGTTCAGGGGAACAAAAAATCGGCGCAAAGAACAAAGTGATAACGCTATTCGTATAATAATAGCGGGTGGCGGCACAGGCGGTCATCTTTTTCCGGCAATTGCAATTGCCCAAGAGTTTATGGCAACGGATTCCAAAAACAAAGTTATGTTTGTATCCACCGGCAACCCTTTTGAATCATCTGTGGTGAAAAAGGCAGGCTTCACCCTTAAACCGGTTACGGCTGAAGGTATCAAAGGACGGGGCCGGTGGAGCCAGTTGAGATCAATATGGAAAATTCCCCTTGGAATATTTGAATCAATGCGAATTATAAAAAATTTTAAACCGGACGTGGTGATTGGCGTCGGCAGTTATGCATCAGGACCGGTGGCCATTGGAGCCTGGTGTATGAGGAAAAAACTTGTTCTTCATGAGCAAAATATTTTGCCGGGCATTACAAACCGCATTTTGTCTCGTTTTGCCCACAGGATTTATGTTTCGTTTAAAAACACCAGCGCAAACTTTAATCCCGAAAAAGTGGTTTATACAGGAAATCCTTTGCGAACAGAGTTTTTGCATAAATTTAAAGAAAGAAACAATAACGCCCCATCCGAGCAAAAGCATCCGTTTACTGTTCTGATCCTTGGTGGCAGTCAGGGTGCTCACAGTATTAATGAGGCTGTAATCAACGCCCTTGGGTATTTAAAAGGAAACCCCGACTTTTATTTCATCCACCAGACCGGAAAACAGGATAAAGAAACAGTGAAGAAGGCTTATAAAGATCAAAGCGTTTCCAGCATGGTCAAATCGTTTTTCCATGATATGCCAAAGCAATACCAAAGGGCTGACCTTATCATATGCAGGGCCGGTGCAACCACTGTGGCTGAACTTGCTTCTGTTGGAAAGGGAGTAATTTTTATACCATATCCCTTTGCTGCGGACAATCACCAGGTCTTAAACGCCCGCACGTTCACAGAATCCGGTGCAGCCGAAATGATCCTGCAAAAGGATCTCTCCGGTCAAATACTTGTGGAAAGAATTAAATACTATGCGTCAAATAAAAAGGCGCTTGAAGTAATGTCAATTAGAGCCAAAAGTCTCGCTAAGCCCGATGCTGCAAAAGCTA
- the ftsW gene encoding putative lipid II flippase FtsW: protein MTSHKQKPQGAAYDIKLLFPVLFLVGIGIVMVYSASSAVALKKFSNDYFFLKKQAFFALTGIIALVACRHFPYKYFRSLTYPFLIVAILLLVAIKLFGLGYSAGGSMRWLRIGSFTFQPSEFARFALIIYLAYSMDKKKEHIKDFSVGFLPHLLVLGIFTALILMQPDFGSVVIVGLITWLMLFVGGARISHLLLSLVFIMPAAYIFMISAEYRIKRIISFLDPWQYPTDEGYQIIHSLMAFGTGGIWGTGIGKGYQKLFYLPEPHTDFIFSVIGEELGLIGIFFILALYVLIFWRGIYIARNAEDTFGTFIAAGLTTAIVLQVCVNMGVSLGLLPTKGLTLPFLSYGGTSLLINMASIGILLNIGASKKNA from the coding sequence GTGACCAGCCATAAACAAAAACCGCAGGGTGCTGCATACGATATAAAACTTCTGTTTCCAGTTCTTTTTCTGGTCGGCATTGGTATTGTCATGGTTTACAGCGCCAGTTCCGCTGTTGCGCTAAAAAAATTTTCCAACGACTATTTTTTTTTAAAAAAACAGGCATTTTTTGCCCTGACCGGCATTATTGCACTGGTTGCCTGCAGGCATTTTCCATACAAATATTTTCGCTCTTTGACATATCCGTTTTTGATTGTTGCCATACTTCTCCTTGTCGCCATTAAACTTTTCGGCCTTGGATATTCTGCCGGAGGTTCTATGCGCTGGTTAAGGATCGGCAGTTTCACGTTTCAACCCTCGGAATTTGCCAGGTTTGCATTAATCATCTACCTCGCCTATTCCATGGATAAAAAAAAAGAACATATTAAAGATTTTTCCGTTGGCTTTCTGCCGCATCTTTTGGTGCTTGGCATATTTACTGCGCTTATACTAATGCAACCGGATTTTGGCAGCGTGGTTATCGTGGGCCTTATCACCTGGCTCATGTTGTTTGTTGGCGGCGCACGGATTTCTCATCTTTTGTTATCCTTGGTCTTTATTATGCCTGCCGCATATATTTTTATGATCAGTGCCGAATATAGAATTAAACGTATAATAAGCTTTTTGGATCCATGGCAATACCCGACAGATGAGGGATACCAGATTATCCACTCTCTCATGGCGTTTGGTACGGGAGGAATTTGGGGAACAGGTATCGGCAAAGGGTATCAAAAACTATTCTATCTTCCCGAACCCCATACCGATTTCATTTTTTCCGTCATTGGTGAGGAACTCGGTCTTATCGGTATTTTTTTTATTTTAGCACTTTACGTGCTGATTTTCTGGAGAGGAATCTATATCGCCAGAAATGCTGAAGATACCTTCGGCACCTTTATTGCGGCGGGGCTCACCACCGCCATTGTGCTTCAGGTCTGCGTCAACATGGGGGTTAGCTTGGGTCTTCTCCCCACCAAGGGGTTGACCTTACCCTTTTTAAGTTATGGCGGCACATCACTTTTGATAAACATGGCATCCATCGGAATACTGTTAAATATTGGAGCGTCTAAAAAAAATGCATAA